One window of Paenibacillus sp. FSL K6-3182 genomic DNA carries:
- a CDS encoding CTP synthase — MTKYIFVTGGVVSSLGKGITAASLGRLLKNRGLKVTIQKFDPYINVDPGTMSPYQHGEVFVTDDGAETDLDLGHYERFIDINLSKNNNVTSGKIYSNVITKERRGDYLGGTVQVIPHITNEIKDRVFRAGKEAGSDVVITEIGGTVGDIESLPFLEAIRQIKSDIGRDNVMYIHVTLIPYIKAAGEVKTKPTQHSVKELRSIGIQPNVIVCRTEHPLAEDLKRKIGLFCDIDANAVVECRDASTLYEVPLMLREEGLDEIVVNHLKLKTEQPDMREWESLVQRVKSLHKKTEIAIVGKYVSLHDAYLSIVESLEHAGIASDSEVKIRWLHADELTEENAHQQLRGVNGILVPGGFGDRGIEGKITAIKYARENKIPFFGICLGMQVAVIEYARNVAGLAGANSSEINSSTPYPVIDLLPDQKDVEDMGGTMRLGLYPCKLKPGTLAEREYGDELVYERHRHRYEFNNEYREAIESVGLTISGTSPDGRLVEVVEMADHPWFLAVQFHPEFKSRPNRPQPLFRGFVQAALNHSE, encoded by the coding sequence GTGACCAAATATATTTTTGTAACCGGCGGCGTAGTGTCGTCCTTGGGCAAAGGGATAACAGCAGCCTCGCTTGGCCGATTGCTGAAGAACAGGGGCCTCAAAGTAACGATTCAGAAGTTTGATCCATACATCAACGTCGACCCAGGAACGATGAGTCCATATCAGCACGGAGAAGTATTCGTTACCGATGATGGTGCAGAAACAGATTTGGATCTTGGTCACTATGAACGGTTTATCGACATTAATCTGTCGAAGAACAACAATGTGACGTCCGGCAAAATCTATTCCAACGTAATTACCAAAGAGCGCCGCGGCGACTACTTGGGTGGAACTGTTCAGGTAATCCCGCATATTACGAACGAAATTAAAGACCGTGTATTCCGTGCGGGCAAAGAAGCGGGTTCTGATGTTGTTATTACAGAAATCGGCGGTACGGTTGGTGATATCGAAAGCTTGCCTTTCCTTGAAGCTATTCGTCAAATCAAAAGTGATATCGGGCGCGACAATGTAATGTATATCCACGTAACGCTTATTCCTTACATCAAAGCGGCAGGTGAAGTGAAAACAAAACCGACGCAGCATAGTGTTAAGGAATTGCGCAGCATCGGTATTCAACCGAACGTAATCGTATGCCGTACAGAGCATCCGCTTGCTGAAGATTTGAAACGTAAAATTGGCTTGTTCTGCGATATCGATGCGAATGCAGTCGTGGAATGCCGCGATGCGTCCACTTTGTATGAAGTGCCATTGATGCTTCGTGAGGAAGGCCTCGACGAGATCGTTGTTAATCATCTGAAGCTTAAGACAGAACAGCCGGATATGCGCGAATGGGAAAGCCTTGTTCAGCGTGTGAAGTCGCTTCACAAGAAGACGGAAATTGCAATTGTTGGTAAATATGTCTCGTTGCATGATGCGTACCTCAGTATTGTAGAGTCGCTAGAGCATGCAGGTATTGCTTCCGACTCAGAAGTGAAAATTCGTTGGCTGCATGCAGATGAGCTTACGGAAGAGAACGCCCACCAGCAGCTTAGAGGCGTTAATGGTATTCTTGTGCCAGGCGGCTTTGGCGATCGCGGTATTGAAGGCAAGATTACAGCGATTAAATACGCACGTGAAAACAAAATTCCGTTCTTCGGTATTTGCCTTGGCATGCAGGTAGCTGTCATTGAATATGCTCGAAATGTGGCGGGACTAGCTGGTGCGAATAGCTCTGAAATTAATTCATCCACTCCATATCCGGTTATTGACTTGCTGCCGGATCAGAAGGATGTTGAAGATATGGGTGGCACGATGCGTCTTGGTCTCTACCCTTGTAAACTTAAGCCAGGTACGCTTGCTGAGCGTGAATATGGCGACGAGCTCGTTTATGAGCGTCATCGTCACCGGTATGAATTTAACAATGAGTACCGTGAAGCAATTGAATCTGTTGGTCTTACTATTTCTGGAACTTCCCCAGACGGCCGTCTTGTTGAGGTTGTGGAAATGGCTGATCATCCTTGGTTCTTGGCTGTTCAATTCCACCCGGAATTCAAGTCTAGACCGAACCGTCCGCAGCCATTGTTCCGCGGATTTGTACAAGCAGCGCTTAACCATTCCGAGTAA